The genomic window AATCATATCAAATTGTACAGTTTGGAACCCTTTGGGAGGAAGGTTAGTGGCTGAATAGTAGTGTATAGGTTTTTCGCTGATTAAGATTCCGCTGGCATGGATACTGACATAATTAGGCATTCCCTGTATGTACCGTGCATAATTAAGGACTAACCGGTTCATTTGATCCAGATCTTTATAGGTATAACTGCCAATACTAAGTTGATCAATCTCATATTTTGGTAAACCAAATACTTTTCCTAATTCGCGAACGGCCCCTTTATATTGAAAGGTAATATAGGTTCCCAGCAAAGCTACACGGTTAGACTTACCACCAAATTCGTCAAATATAAATTTTGTCATATCCGGTCGGTCTTTCCAGGAAAAATCAATATCAAAATCCGGCGGACTGGTACGATGCGAATTAATAAATCTTTCAAAATATAAGTCCAAATCTATAGGATCTACGTCAGTAATTCGCAAGATATAAGCTACTATACTATTGGCTCCGCTACCTCTGCCTACATAGTAATAATTTTTTTCTCTGGCATAACTTATAATTCTCCAGTTAATTAGAAAATAGGAAACAAACCCCATAGAGGTAATTAAAGAAAGTTCCTTTACAAGCCGCCTAAGAATAGTATAATTAAGGTTTTTATATCGCTCTCGGATTTTTTCTTTACATAATTTTTTTAGTAATTTTTGATCCTCCATGCTACTTTTAGTAAAAGTTGCTTTGTTAAGAGAAGGTCGTTCTTTAGAAAAATTAAAAGTTATGGAGCATTGTTTTTGTAGTTGTATAGTGTTGTTTATGATGTAGTCACATTGATCGTAGTGAGATTTAAGATCTTCTTCGGGTATCATTTTTTCTGAAAAACAGGCTTGCTCTTCTTTAGGCAAACGGCTTAGTAGAATATTGTTGTCAATTGCCCTTAATAAACGATGTGTATTAAAATCCTTTTTATCTCTGAAGGTGACAGGTTGTAAGGCAACCAGTTTTTCATTCGGAAACTTTTGTTTTGAAAAAAGTAACTTGTTAATATCCTTCGTACCAATACCTATATACTCGTGTTTTCTTAGTTCGTTTTTTTTTAGTAAAGAAATATTTTGGTAAGGGTAAATAATAAAGGCATTCTGAAAAGGGTCGGCAATATCCGGAAAGTCCAGTTTTTGTTCCAGATGCCGGGATAAATAGCTATTAAGTTCTCTAAAGCCTTCGTTATTTTTTGCAATCCCCACATATAAGGTACGGGGGCCATTCTTAAATTCAATACCTACGAGGGGTTTTATATTTCTTTCTTCTGCCCTACGAATAAAATTGATGCAAGCTGAAGTATTGTTAATATCAGTCAGCGCCAGATAGGACACCTTGTTTGCTATTGCCAGTTCTAACAAATCGACTTCTGAAAAAGTACCATAGCGTAAACTGTAATGTGAATGGCAATTTATATACATATTACTTTTTTCTGTGTGCTAGTACTACCGGAGGTAATCCGTTAAAGGGATTATGCATCCTGCCTATAGTTTTTGCATCCATAGCAACAGCTCTGACTACACTTCGGTCACCATATCGTTCTCTGATATGGTCTAAGGCTTTGTACAGATTGATTTGTTGTTCACTATCTTCAAAAAGATTAATTTGATAACTACCAGAAACGAGATGGCTAAAACGTATTCCGATTAATCGAACTAATAGTCGTTTCTGGTAAAGTTTATCAAATAATTCTAAAATTTTAGGTATTAAAATATGGTCTGCACTAGAGTAGGGTATCTTGAGTTGTTTTGTGTATGTATTAAAATCCGAAAACTTAATTTTTACCGCGATACAAGCAGTAAGCTTGTTGCCTCTACGAAGCTGATACGATAAATTTTCAGTCATGGCTATTAGTATATTACGCAATCGGGCAATGTCAATAGTATCCCGGTCAAAAGTACGTTCGGTTGAAATGGATTTGCGTTCACAAAAAGCAACAACCGGGGTATCATCGATACCATTAGACCGTTTCCAGATCGTAATACCGTTTGCGCCAAGAACACTTTTCATCGCCTCAACTGGCATTTCCTGGATAGTTCCAATAGTTCTGACGCCCAGGCTCCTTAAGGTTTGATAAGTTTGTCCGCCTACCAAAGGTATTTTACGAATAGATAACGGATTTAGGAATTTTTTTTCATTTCCAATGCTAATTTTCTTTTGGTTATTCGGCTTAGCTTCATTTGTAGCTACCTTGGATACTACTTTATTTTGTGCAAATCCTAAGGAGATAGGAAGCCCGGTTTCAGATATGATTTTTTGACGTAGTTCAGTAGCATATTTATATGCCCCAAAAAACTTATCCATTCCGGAAAGGTCAGCGTAGAACTCATCGATACTGGATTTTTCAAACAAGGGAACACGCTCTTTAATAATCTCAGTTACTATATCAGAATGTTGACTATACGTAGCAGCATTTCCTTTAATTACTTCTGCTTCGGGACATAATTCCTGTGCAATCTTCATTGACATTCCAGAATGCACTCCAAATTTTCTGGTTTCATAACTACAGGCAGCTACGACGCCCCGGTCGCCTAATCCTCCTACCAATAACGGTCTTTTAGCTAATTTACTATCTAATAACCGCTCTACGGAAACATAAAAGGTATCTAAATCCAAATGTAATATTGTTCTCATGGTATAGGAATTATTCCAAAATTATGGAATTATTCCTATTTAATGTATCTTAATAATTTTATTTTATTAACATTTGTACTGTCATTGTTAAAAAGATGTTTTGTCAAATTTTAAATTTCCCTTTTATTTATAAGAGAACTATAGACTATTCTCAGATGTAATCTTAAGGAACTTTTGAATATCAGGATATTGAATATTCAATCTAAAAACTAAAAGATTTTTTAATGTGCTACTATAAATTTTACACGAAATATCTGTGGCATTATCCTTGCTCTTTTCTGCTAAAAATAGATGTTATTGTATACCCAAAAAGCTTTAGTTTATAAAGCATTTTGCCTAAATTTGATTTGTAATGGGAGTTTTTAAAACAAAAAAAAATAAAAAATACAATTATATGCCTAGGTATTGGGAAGGTGAGGGTAGTCCTTTTCAATTAGAACAGCGTTTTGATAAATATCGAAATACCGTAGGTCAAAATAAAAATTTAAAGCAAAAAGTAAACGCTGCTTGGGATGATCTACGCTCTGATTCGGAATATGCTCAAGCTACAAATCGCCGGGTTTTTATTATTGCCATAGTACTGATATTGCTGTTTTTATATCTTATCAATTTTGACCTTTCAATCTTTTTTCCTTAGACTGTAGATGGCTGATGTTATTCAACTTTTACCGGATCATGTGGCAAATCAGATCGCAGCAGGAGAAGTCGTACAGCGTCCGGCATCTGTGGTAAAAGAATTGCTGGAGAATGCTATTGATGCAGGTGCAACTCATATAAAATTAATTGTAAAAGAAGCTGGTAAAACCTTGATCCAGGTAGTGGATAACGGAGTAGGAATGAGTGTTACTGATGCCCGAATGAGTTTTGAAAGGCATGCTACTTCAAAAATTAGTAAGGCCGA from Aquimarina sp. ERC-38 includes these protein-coding regions:
- the dinB gene encoding DNA polymerase IV, translating into MRTILHLDLDTFYVSVERLLDSKLAKRPLLVGGLGDRGVVAACSYETRKFGVHSGMSMKIAQELCPEAEVIKGNAATYSQHSDIVTEIIKERVPLFEKSSIDEFYADLSGMDKFFGAYKYATELRQKIISETGLPISLGFAQNKVVSKVATNEAKPNNQKKISIGNEKKFLNPLSIRKIPLVGGQTYQTLRSLGVRTIGTIQEMPVEAMKSVLGANGITIWKRSNGIDDTPVVAFCERKSISTERTFDRDTIDIARLRNILIAMTENLSYQLRRGNKLTACIAVKIKFSDFNTYTKQLKIPYSSADHILIPKILELFDKLYQKRLLVRLIGIRFSHLVSGSYQINLFEDSEQQINLYKALDHIRERYGDRSVVRAVAMDAKTIGRMHNPFNGLPPVVLAHRKK
- a CDS encoding riboflavin synthase subunit beta, producing MPRYWEGEGSPFQLEQRFDKYRNTVGQNKNLKQKVNAAWDDLRSDSEYAQATNRRVFIIAIVLILLFLYLINFDLSIFFP